Part of the Solwaraspora sp. WMMA2065 genome is shown below.
GGCTGTCGAAGCGTTTGCTGACGGTGTCCGGGTGCCACTTCTCGCCGTCGGGTTGGACGAAGAACCATCCGGTGTCCGGCCAGCTGCCGCCGCTGGCCAACTTCCAGCGGGCGCGGCGGGCGAGGTAGGCGCGCCACGCGGCGGCGGTGAAGCTGTCGAGGGCGAAGGTGCGGTTACCCGCCTCGGACTTGACTTTCTTGTCGACCGCTTCGTAGCCGACGGTGGTGCGTTGCAGGTCGACGGTGACGAGGGCGGCGTCCAGGTCGACGGTGCTGTCCCGCAGGCCGAGTGCCTCACCGCGACGCATGCCTCGGTGCATGATGCCCACGAATACCGGGTAGAGGGCGATGTCGTGGTCCTGGGCGTAGTCGAGGAAGGCTCCGGCCTGTTGCGGGGTCCACACCATGACCGGGCTGGGCTTTGTTCCGGTCTCGCGCCACCGTGCGACGGCTCTGTCCGTCCACACCCGGGGTTTGGGCTGCTTCGCCGACGGTAGTTCGACGTGCTTGGCCGGGTTGAAGTCGATGAGCCGGTTGTTGGATCGTGCCATCGCGTCGTTGAGTGCCTTACGCAGGGTGGCGCGGATACGTTGCATGGTCGACGGCCCGGTGGTGCGTGCTCCCCGGACGGTGGCGCGGATCTGCGGGTCCCCGCTCTGCCGGGCGATCTCGATGGCGGTGTTGCGGTCGGTGATCGCGGTGAACATGGCGGAGATGTGCTCGACCCGCAGTTTCACCAGTGGGACGGTGCCGAGGTGCGGGATGAGATGGTTCTCGATGTGGCTGGCGTAGATGCGTTTGGTGCTCGGTTCGATGGTGCGCCGGGACTCGAGCCACTGCCGCAGATACTCGCCGAGGGTCATGTCGACGCTGGCCGGGAGGCCGGTGTTGACCCGCTTGGCGATGGTGTCGCGGTCAGGCATCGGGTCGCCGGCCTTGACCTTTTTGAGCAGGTCGGCGATCTCGGTGGCGAGGGCGGTGTCGTCGCCGGCGAGCGTCAGCAACGCGATGGCCTGGCCGCGGTCCTTGACCGCGTCGTCGCGGCTGTCGAAGGTGTAGCGGCGCAGCGGTGACCGGCGGGAACCGTCGACTCTTCTCGGTAGTTCGAGTTGGTATCCCCACTTGCCGTGGTGGGAGCTCCAGGCGCCTCCGGCGCGGCGCAGGTGGGGGCACCGTTTGCCGAGTTTCTTACCGTCGGCGTCGCGGCAGGTGCAGGTCTTGTGGATGGATCCTTCGGCCATGGTGGGCGTGGCTCCTCGGGGTTGGGGGTGCGGCCGGTGGCTGCGGATTTCGTACGGGGTGATCGACGCGTGCGTCGGCGAGCAGGTCAAGTCGCCGGTGGCGGGTCGGGCGGCTGCTCGTCGGCGACGGGTAGGTGCAGGGCGTGGAGGATCGCCGCGACCGGTATCCGGTAGCGGCTGCCGAAGCGCAGCACGGCGACCGGGAACTGGCCGCGTTTGGCGAGTTCGTAGGCGGCGGCGCGGGACAGGCCGAAGATCCGCGCCGCGGTGGTGATGTCGGTGACCGGGCCGAGGGCGCGAATACGGTCGGCAGTCCAGACGGTGTCGTCGGGCTGCTCGCTGTCCGGGCCGGGGCGGTCGGCGAAGTGGTGGTCGGAGCTGGTCATGGCAGGGGTGGTCCTTCCGGGAGACGTGAGGTGGAGGGAATCCACCGGCCACAGAGGGAGGCCGGCGGGCCGCAGCGGGTCAGCGCGCCTGGATAGTCAGGGGCGGATACGCGGGCCTGGAAGGCCAGATCGGCGGCGGAACAGTCCTTGGCGTCGCCCAGGTGTCGCTCGGCCGGTCCACGCCTGCGGTACCGGTGGCCGTCGG
Proteins encoded:
- a CDS encoding helix-turn-helix domain-containing protein → MTSSDHHFADRPGPDSEQPDDTVWTADRIRALGPVTDITTAARIFGLSRAAAYELAKRGQFPVAVLRFGSRYRIPVAAILHALHLPVADEQPPDPPPAT
- a CDS encoding site-specific integrase, whose translation is MAEGSIHKTCTCRDADGKKLGKRCPHLRRAGGAWSSHHGKWGYQLELPRRVDGSRRSPLRRYTFDSRDDAVKDRGQAIALLTLAGDDTALATEIADLLKKVKAGDPMPDRDTIAKRVNTGLPASVDMTLGEYLRQWLESRRTIEPSTKRIYASHIENHLIPHLGTVPLVKLRVEHISAMFTAITDRNTAIEIARQSGDPQIRATVRGARTTGPSTMQRIRATLRKALNDAMARSNNRLIDFNPAKHVELPSAKQPKPRVWTDRAVARWRETGTKPSPVMVWTPQQAGAFLDYAQDHDIALYPVFVGIMHRGMRRGEALGLRDSTVDLDAALVTVDLQRTTVGYEAVDKKVKSEAGNRTFALDSFTAAAWRAYLARRARWKLASGGSWPDTGWFFVQPDGEKWHPDTVSKRFDSLVRDAGLPPVRLHDLRHCAATYLKASGADLTDVKELLGHSTITITSNIYTSVIVELQVERDKAEAAAALVPRRRRTQAA